The following coding sequences are from one Humulus lupulus chromosome X, drHumLupu1.1, whole genome shotgun sequence window:
- the LOC133804992 gene encoding glutathione S-transferase T3-like: protein MSSSRTDSYSLEEDMHLCHVYTDISQDPIIGRNQSRNSFWARVESEYHKNEKFSNQPRPRRSLQTRMTTIIGAVAKLRGCINQIQNKNPSGASQEDILNQAKMLLAQEKKYSRGFKFDHVWPILKHIQKFTSDDNINGPSRFQQDSPILLRQNHHLTILILRRQHPPV from the exons ATGTCTTCCAGTCGCACTGATTCATACTCACTTGAAGAAGATATGCACTTGTGCCATGTATATACTGACATTTCTCAAGATCCAATCATAGGAAGAAACCAATCACGTAACAGTTTttgggcaagagttgaatcagaGTACCACAAGAATGAGAAATTTAGTAATCAACCTCGACCAAGAAGATCTTTGCAAACTCGAATGACTACCATTATTGGTGCAGTTGCAAAATTAAGGGGATGCATCAACCAAATCCAAAATAAAAATCCAAGTGGTGCTTCACAAGAAGATATT TTAAATCAAGCGAAGATGTTATTAGcccaagaaaaaaaatatagcaGAGGCTTCAAATTTGATCATGTGTGGCCCATCCTCAAACACATTCAGAAATTTACAAGTGATGACAACATCAATGGACCAAGTAGATTCCAACAAGATAGTCCTATTTTACTTCGTCAAAATCATCATCTCACAATTTTGATTCTCCGACGTCAGCATCCACCGGTATGA
- the LOC133804991 gene encoding uncharacterized protein LOC133804991 has protein sequence MNSYPGSSSYLSSSSSDDDYYDDIEMQVVGQITANNNFCVAQHQKTKGSRRGSIPGHIVINRDRESANRNLFNDYFAENPRFTDLMFRQRFRMVRPLFLHILDAIQRHDNYFIQRRDGMGKLGLSGLQKVTVVFRMLVYGVPADATDEYIKIGESTTVESLKRFCRAVVEVFGARYLRSPNANDVARLLHIGERRGFPAEGIAPPANYVIKGKEYNMGYYLADGIYPKWSTLVQSIHDPRHPKKKLFAMKQEACRKDVEHAFGVLQSRFAIIAGPARLWNKKVLHDIMTSCIIMHNMIIEDERDINASIEERVEVPSPEVQMVEDDNARFQEFLTRHRKIKDKEAHIELRNALIEHLWDEYGNSQN, from the exons ATGAATTCTTATCCTGGTAGTTCATCTTAtttatcatcatcttcttcagaTGATGACTATTATGATGATATAGAAATGCAAGTAGTAGGTCAAATTACTGCTAACAATAATTTTTGCGTTGCTCAACACCAAAAAACCAAAGGCTCACGTCGAGGCTCGATTCCTGGTCATATAGTTATCAACCGTGACCGGGAAAGTGCTAATCGCAATCTCTTCAACGACTATTTTGCAGAGAATCCTCGATTTACCGATTTAATGTTTCGCCAAAGATTTCGAATGGTTCGTCCTTTATTCCTTCATATTTTGGATGCTATACAAAGACATGACAATTACTTCATCCAGCGAAGGGATGGAATGGGTAAACTCGGGTTATCAGGTTTGCAAAAAGTAACAGTTGTATTTCGAATGTTGGTGTATGGTGTACCAGCAGATGCTACCGATGAATACATCAAAATAGGAGAATCTACAACTGTAGAAAGCTTGAAGCGATTTTGTCGTGCTGTTGTCGAGGTGTTTGGAGCCCGCTATCTCCGATCACCTAACGCTAATGATGTTGCAAGATTACTCCACATTGGTGAACGTCGAGGTTTTCC TGCTGAAGGTATTGCTCCACCTGCTAATTATGTTATTAAAGGAAAAGAGTATAATATGGGTTATTATTTAGCTGATGGTATATATCCAAAATGGTCTACTCTTGTTCAAAGTATTCATGATCCACGTCATCCAAAAAAGAAATTATTTGCAATGAAACAAGAAGCATGTAGAAAAGATGTGGAACATGCATTTGGAGTACTGCAGTCTAGATTTGCAATTATTGCTGGACCGGCACGTCTTTGGAATAAAAAAGTATTACATGATATAATGACTTCTTGTATTATTATGCATAATATGATAATTGAAGATGAACGTGATATTAATGCATCAATTGAAGAGCGAGTCGAAGTGCCAAGTCCAGAAGTTCAGATGGTAGAAGATGATAATGCTCGGTTTCAAGAATTTCTTACTAGACATAGAAAAATCAAGGATAAGGAAGCTCACATTGAGCTTCGAAATGCATTAATTGAGCACTTGTGGGACGAATATGGTAACtcacaaaattaa
- the LOC133803390 gene encoding uncharacterized protein LOC133803390, whose amino-acid sequence MGYSTRNPNHRPHNNRPKPNRRKRSPPRSDPTTSPPAPKYTVEKPDAGTLVMGHIKILKRGEELEEKTTTTTSTSSMDTSPPRKDHCRLTNPESAGLLGSEPESFPTRIRSKEPTRTSLFYAGSTVCIASPPPSSLPLPVFSKKGVASPINLEATSVLLKVLRLDLA is encoded by the coding sequence ATGGGGTATTCTACTAGAAACCCTAATCACCGCCCCCACAACAACCGACCAAAGCCCAATCGCCGAAAACGAAGCCCTCCTCGTTCCGACCCCACCACCTCCCCGCCGGCCCCAAAGTATACGGTCGAGAAGCCTGACGCCGGTACCCTCGTCATGGGTCATATCAAGATCCTGAAACGAGGCGAGGAACTCGAAGAAAAGACTACGACTACGACATCAACGTCATCCATGGACACAAGTCCTCCTCGTAAGGATCACTGCAGACTCACCAATCCCGAGTCGGCGGGTTTGCTTGGTTCAGAACCTGAGTCGTTTCCCACTCGAATCCGTTCCAAAGAGCCGACTCGAACTTCTTTGTTCTACGCAGGGTCGACGGTATGCATAGCCTCGCCGCCACCGAGTTCACTCCCTCTTCCGGTGTTCTCAAAGAAGGGCGTAGCATCTCCAATTAATCTTGAAGCAACTAGTGTTTTGTTGAAGGTTTTACGTCTCGATTTGGCGTGA